The proteins below come from a single Chthoniobacterales bacterium genomic window:
- a CDS encoding glycosyltransferase, with protein MSFSDAEAAEFAEYFHTLGEAGCEVLVMDGSPAPVFAENHNAWSSLCRHHEVDRSFGYLNDKVNGIHTGVKLATSPKIVLADDDIRYTAAQIDRVCQLLDDFEVVRPQNYLSPLPWWARMEAARMLINRATLRTADYPGTCAFRRDTMLRVGHYDGDVLFDNEEMIRHFAREGAAISYATNLFVQKRPPRFRKWIEQRPRQAYEDFGLRLKTALFLSLPLLAAVAGFAFGCKALLLYLLGIFVGGVALAFAGRCRGDAGQYFRLSVCLFAPLWIAERTFSTYWALYWQFARGGYPFGDKILSKGIGRDWISGGRVAAQAAARQPNE; from the coding sequence ATGAGCTTCTCCGACGCCGAAGCGGCTGAATTCGCCGAATATTTCCACACCCTGGGCGAGGCCGGTTGCGAGGTGCTGGTCATGGACGGCTCGCCGGCTCCGGTGTTCGCCGAAAACCACAACGCCTGGAGTTCGCTCTGCCGGCACCACGAGGTGGATCGTTCGTTCGGTTATTTGAACGACAAGGTAAACGGCATTCACACCGGCGTGAAACTGGCGACCTCACCGAAAATCGTCCTCGCGGATGACGACATCCGTTACACCGCAGCGCAAATCGACCGGGTTTGCCAGCTCCTCGACGATTTTGAGGTCGTGCGTCCGCAAAACTACCTCTCGCCGCTTCCCTGGTGGGCGCGAATGGAAGCTGCCCGGATGCTGATCAACCGCGCGACCCTGCGGACCGCCGATTACCCGGGCACCTGCGCCTTTCGTCGGGACACCATGTTGCGGGTCGGGCACTACGATGGCGATGTCCTGTTCGACAACGAGGAGATGATCCGCCATTTCGCGCGGGAAGGCGCGGCCATCAGTTACGCGACGAACCTGTTCGTGCAAAAACGGCCGCCGCGTTTCCGGAAATGGATCGAACAACGGCCGCGGCAGGCCTACGAGGATTTCGGGTTGCGGCTAAAGACAGCTCTCTTTCTGAGTTTGCCTCTGCTGGCGGCGGTGGCCGGTTTCGCTTTTGGCTGCAAAGCGCTGTTGCTCTACCTGCTCGGCATTTTCGTGGGCGGTGTCGCGCTCGCTTTTGCCGGCCGGTGCCGCGGCGACGCGGGACAATACTTTCGACTGAGCGTCTGTCTTTTCGCGCCGCTCTGGATTGCCGAGCGCACCTTCAGCACCTACTGGGCGCTCTACTGGCAATTCGCCCGTGGCGGTTATCCCTTCGGCGACAAAATCTTGTCGAAAGGCATCGGACGCGATTGGATCAGCGGTGGACGCGTGGCCGCGCAGGCGGCGGCGCGCCAGCCTAACGAATGA